A window of the Labrus mixtus chromosome 8, fLabMix1.1, whole genome shotgun sequence genome harbors these coding sequences:
- the LOC132978919 gene encoding leucine rich adaptor protein 1-like, with protein MAEEILNPPDLRELENKVGRKTPESLLMWMRDAVDREHGWRADAVDSGERRSAFSESFSDKISNLKQEMRCLRSADVRILRQLVAVHEGIEAMRWLMEERDALVSRGSSLTGSLSSLVTVEEPGTSMSPCRENLSPAHETTGYESGDQQPHTDHDESKLVKSYFDMPSSEFTDATPPSPSSSTFEVMQVTQSRHVQASLSPDNFYNSASLSKSQSQDSNTTPLKDIKSGGDTIRRALLRSSRVRKEVRADSGIFSSTKLSEETQTDQQAQQSSRDHQNNVMKTEESEPNKETMLLGYDAQWCWVESQDDVTFL; from the exons ATGGCAGAGGAAATCCTAAACCCCCCAGATCTTAGAGAACTGGAAAATAAGGTTGGCAGGAAAACCCCGGAAAGTCTTCTGATGTGGATGAGGGATGCGGTGGACCGTGAACATGGCTGGAGGGCTGATGCTGTGGACAGTGGGGAGCGCAGATCTGCCTTCAGCGAGAGTTTTTCTGACAAAATCAGCAACTTAAAACAAGAGATG AGGTGTCTGCGTTCTGCAGACGTGAGGATCCTGCGGCAGCTTGTGGCCGTGCATGAGGGGATCGAGGCCATGCGCTGGCTGATGGAGGAGCGGGATGCCTTGGTCAGCCGTGGCAGCAGCCTGACAGGCAGCCTGAGCAGCTTAGTGACTGTGGAGGAGCCAGGGACCTCCATGTCCCCCTGCAG AGAAAACCTGAGTCCAGCTCATGAAACCACTGGATATGAGTCAGGAGATCAACAACCACACACTGACCATGATGAGTCAAAACTTGTCAAGAGCTACTTTGACATGCCGAGCTCTGAGTTTACTGACGCAACACCTCCAAGTCCATCTTCCTCTACGTTTGAAGTCATGCAAGTCACACAGAGCAGGCATGTTCAAGCCTCCTTGAGTCCTGACAATTTTTACAATAGTGCGAGTTTATCAAAGTCACAATCACAGGACTCAAACACTACTCCATTAAAAGACATTAAATCTGGTGGTGACACCATCAGAAGAGCTCTGCTCAGATCCAGCAGGGTAAGGAAAGAAGTGAGAGCAGATTCTGGTATTTTTTCCTCTACTAAGCTTtcagaagaaacacagacagatcaACAAGCCCAGCAAAGTTCCAGAGACCATCAGAACAATGTGATGAAAACAGAGGAGAGTGAACCCAATAAAGAGACGATGTTGCTGGGCTATGACGCTCAGTGGTGCTGGGTGGAGTCACAGGACGATGTGACGTTTCTATGA
- the pgap6 gene encoding post-GPI attachment to proteins factor 6: MEFCFLRCLLYVVLTAWTSGDDGQVTFVSELSSKPAQKLSKYGWYGNVRLQRFHIPEETAIARWLFSVTKGHNFNCGQHNVTIHIRWGAPPVINPTGLLFPNATLWSPSLSLILPVTSHSSTTFNLSSPAPGDWYIGAHLPEDDGRIEQKGFPSCSYFFQPQLSIRRAVDTPILQQGTLLQQTAAPDRPARLKLYIPEFASSLFVSVADCSSEDGADVGNCSLVLRLGSFTPQHSPATVNCSGISCSAALSHPPWDTWLRVVVESDHNHTVTFSIVSNFTVGCKPKSVGLTADDDINKLRGNSSHSNSTSAGNSTVDTDAVGFGNKSAALLTPLLASACVWSFPVLYEEVDILSLRFTPVNGPNVSVSNTHPSLLTYPLHTQATGGTLNLQLTLNTTNVTLSNSSSVVACLSPWAPVLELNNSQPCRTALFGGYGVSVNVSTPKAVVRLPFPQSTTWYLTLQLTCNSSDCGNTSVVSVVPEVSVSACVEDCGTYGECRLLRSYSYLYAACVCKAGWSGWGCTDDSSAQSFLRQVTATLLLTLSNLSFLPAIVVAVRRCYITEASVYLFTMFFSTFYHACDQPGVAVMCIMDYDTLQYCDFLGSVCAIWVTILCMARIRDTFKYTLFMLGALLIAMSMQLDRKGLWNLLGPVLCAILFMVSAWVYRGVRRRHCYPPSWQRWVLYLIPGALCALIGVCLYIFAETEDNYFYTHSLWHILVASCVVFLLPPKEKNREALGWSRGWSWTWTWSWRPRVCGYTLCESSKDELYTVT, from the exons ATGGAGTTTTGCTTCCTTCGTTGTCTCCTTTACGTCGTCCTGACGGCGTGGACTTCAGGAGACG ATGGACAGGTGACGTTTGTGTCCGAGCTCTCGTCCAAACCCGCACAGAAGTTGTCAAAGTACGGTTGGTACGGCAACGTGAGACTGCAGAGGTTTCACATACCGGAGGAAACCGCCATCGCTCGCTGGCTGTTCTCTGTCACCAAAGGCCACAACTTCAACTGTGGACAGCACAATGTCACTAT CCACATTCGATGGGGTGCCCCTCCAGTTATAAACCCCACAGGGTTGTTGTTTCCTAACGCAACACTTTGGAGCCCCAGCCTGTCTCTGATCCtacctgtgacatcacacagctCCACAACCTTTAACCTCTCCAGTCCTGCTCCTGGGGATTGGTACATTGGTGCTCACTTACCTGAAGATGATGGGCGCATTGAGCAAAAG GGCTTCCCGTCCTGCTCCTACTTCTTCCAGCCTCAGCTGTCAATCAGGAGAGCAGTGGACACACCCATTTTACAGCAGGGCACGCTCCTCCAGCAGACTGCAGCACCTGACAGACCTGCACGCCTTAA gttgTATATTCCAGAGTTTGCCTCCTCTCTCTTCGTCTCTGTGGCTGACTGCTCCTCAGAGGACGGAGCAGACGTTGGAAACTGTTCCCTCGTCCTCAGGCTCGGCTCCTTCACTCCTCAGCACAGCCCGGCCACAGTGAACTGCTCAGGGATCAGCTGTTCTGCCGCTCTGTCTCACCCACCGTGGGACACCTGGTTGCGGGTTGTCGTGGAGAGCGACCACAACCACACTGTGACCTTCAGTATCGTCTCCAACTTCACAG TGGGATGTAAGCCAAAAAGTGTCGGCCTCACAGCAGATGATGACATCAACAAGCTCCGTGGCAACAGCAGCCATAGCAACTCAACATCAGCAGGAAATAGCACGGTGGATACGGATGCAGTCGGCTTCGGAAACAAATCGGCCGCTCTGTTAACGCCGTTGTTGGCGTCGGCGTGTGTGTGGAGCTTCCCCGTGCTCTACGAGGAGGTGGACATTCTGTCGCTCCGATTCACGCCGGTCAACGGACCCAACGTCAGCgtttcaaacacacacccttCACTGCTCACATACCCTCTACACACACAGGCCACTGGGGGAACACTGAACCTCCAGCTCACACTGAACACA acTAATGTAACTCTGAGTAACAGCAGCAGTGTGGTGGCTTGTCTCTCTCCCTGGGCTCCAGTCCTGGAACTCAACAACTCTCAACCCTGTCGCACAG ctttgtttggAGGATACGGTGTCAGTGTGAATGTCAGTACTCCTAAAGCTGTAGTCAGGCTGCCTTTCCCTCAGTCAACAACCTGGTACCTCACCCTGCAGCTCACATGCAACAG cagTGACTGTGGAAACACATCAGTGGTGTCTGTGGTCCCTGAGGTCTCTGTCAGTGCCTGTGTGGAGGACTGTGGGACGTACGGTGAATGTAGACTTCTGAGGTCCTACAGCTACCTGTACGCCGCCTGTGTCTGCAAGGCTg GCTGGAGCGGTTGGGGCTGCACTGATGATTCATCAGCTCAGTCGTTCCTGCGGCAGGTGACAGCGACTCTTCTGCTCACGCTCAGTAACCTCTCCTTCCTGCCCGCCATCGTGGTGGCAGTCAGACGCTGTTACATCACCGAGGCCTCCGTCTACCTCTTCACAATGTTCTTCTCCACG TTCTACCACGCATGTGACCAGCCAGGTGTAGCTGTGATGTGTATAATGGACTACGATACCCTGCAGTACTGTGACTTCCTGGGGTCCGTCTGCGCCATCTGGGTCACCATCCTGTGCATGGCTCGCATCAGAGACACATTCAAATAC ACTCTGTTCATGCTGGGAGCGCTGCTGATTGCCATGTCAATGCAGCTGGACCGTAAAGGTCTGTGGAACCTGCTTGGTCCAGTCCTCTGTGCCATCCTGTTCATGGTCTCTGCTTGG gtgtACCGAGGCGTGCGACGCCGGCATTGTTACCCTCCGTCCTGGCAGCGCTGGGTCCTCTACCTGATCCCCGGAGCGCTCTGCGCCCTAatcggtgtgtgtttgtacatttttgccGAGACAGAGGACAACTACTTCTACACGCACTCGCTTTGGCACATCCTGGTGGCGAGCTGCGTTGTATTCTTGCTGCCGCCCAAGGAGAAGAACAGGGAGGCATTAGGGTGGAGCAGAGGCTGGagctggacctggacctggagcTGGAGACCCCGGGTCTGCGGGTACACGCTCTGTGAGAGCAGCAAGGATGAACTGTACACTGTGACATAG